A DNA window from Rhodococcus sp. Z13 contains the following coding sequences:
- a CDS encoding WS/DGAT/MGAT family O-acyltransferase — protein sequence MPPTDSMFLLGESRDQPMHVGGLILLRPAPGTNAPDLAQMFAGNLADATDTEFEGTGSDATAVDTFWRKRAVRSLTTLGQWAWEDDRNFDLSYHVRRNALPRPGGLDELWELVSRLHGTLLDRRRPLWEVHLIEGLADGRLAVYTKIHHALADGVGAMKLLRRALSPDPDRTGMPAPWAPISAPRRPHGAGTTLDLPEAAVQAVRTVATDAVGVLPALAGTVERALRGKGGSLSLAAPNTIINVPVTGTRRFAARSWPLDRLRAVAAAAGSTVNDVVLAMSSGALRAFLLDHDALPDRSLVAMVPVCLRPDKDCSGNEVGVLMCDLGTDVDSPAERLATISASMTRGKESMRGMSSLSRLATSALGVAPLAVGILTRNRALPRPPFNVIVSNVPGSPDPLYWNGARVEAIHPLSVPVDGQALNITCTSTDDAIAFGLTSCSRILPHLQPLLDHLDAALVALEDAVGVSPALKTTEITETTEVTETAAITDRQTSPEVTDSTRVPAEATAHAV from the coding sequence ATGCCTCCCACGGACTCGATGTTCCTGCTCGGAGAAAGCCGCGACCAGCCGATGCACGTGGGTGGGCTGATCCTGCTGCGACCGGCGCCGGGCACGAACGCCCCCGACCTCGCACAGATGTTCGCCGGCAACCTCGCCGACGCAACCGATACCGAGTTCGAGGGCACCGGGTCCGATGCCACGGCCGTCGACACCTTCTGGCGCAAGCGCGCGGTGCGGTCGCTCACCACCCTCGGTCAGTGGGCGTGGGAGGACGACCGGAACTTCGATCTGTCGTATCACGTGCGGCGCAACGCACTTCCGCGTCCGGGCGGACTCGACGAACTGTGGGAGCTCGTCTCCCGGCTGCACGGCACACTGCTCGACCGGCGGCGGCCACTGTGGGAGGTGCACCTCATCGAGGGTCTCGCCGACGGCCGCCTCGCCGTCTACACGAAGATCCACCACGCCCTCGCCGACGGGGTGGGCGCGATGAAACTGCTGCGCCGCGCGCTGAGCCCGGATCCGGACCGCACCGGGATGCCCGCGCCCTGGGCACCGATCTCCGCGCCCCGCCGGCCGCACGGCGCGGGGACCACGCTCGATCTGCCCGAGGCGGCGGTGCAGGCGGTCAGGACCGTCGCGACCGACGCGGTGGGGGTCCTGCCGGCCCTGGCCGGCACGGTCGAGCGGGCACTGCGCGGGAAGGGCGGATCGTTGTCGCTCGCCGCCCCGAACACCATCATCAACGTCCCCGTCACCGGCACCCGCCGGTTCGCGGCCCGCTCCTGGCCCCTCGACCGGCTCCGCGCGGTCGCCGCGGCCGCCGGCAGTACCGTCAACGACGTCGTGCTCGCGATGTCGTCGGGTGCGCTCCGGGCCTTCCTGCTCGACCACGATGCGCTGCCCGATCGATCGCTGGTGGCGATGGTGCCGGTGTGCCTGCGGCCCGACAAGGACTGCTCCGGCAACGAGGTCGGCGTCCTGATGTGCGATCTGGGCACCGACGTCGACTCCCCCGCCGAGCGGCTCGCCACGATCTCGGCGTCGATGACACGCGGCAAGGAGTCGATGCGCGGCATGTCCTCGCTGTCGAGACTGGCGACGAGCGCGCTCGGGGTCGCCCCGCTGGCGGTGGGCATCCTCACCCGGAACCGGGCGCTGCCCCGGCCGCCCTTCAACGTCATCGTCTCCAACGTGCCGGGATCTCCGGATCCGTTGTACTGGAACGGCGCCCGGGTGGAGGCGATCCATCCGCTGTCGGTGCCCGTGGACGGTCAGGCGCTGAACATCACCTGCACCAGCACCGACGACGCCATCGCCTTCGGCCTGACCTCGTGCAGCCGGATCCTGCCGCACCTGCAGCCGCTGCTCGACCATCTCGACGCCGCGCTGGTGGCGCTCGAGGACGCCGTCGGGGTGAGCCCGGCCCTGAAAACCACCGAGATCACCGAAACCACCGAGGTCACCGAGACCGCCGCGATCACCGATCGGCAGACCTCCCCGGAAGTCACCGACAGCACCCGGGTCCCCGCGGAGGCGACCGCGCACGCGGTGTGA
- a CDS encoding crotonase/enoyl-CoA hydratase family protein has translation MTQTDEPSVRVETKDRVTTVILARPERRNAVDGPMAAELAAAFRTFDADPDADVAVLHGEGGTFCAGADLKAIGTDDQNRVEVEGDGPMGPTRMMLSKPVIAAVEGHAVAGGLELAIWCDLRVAASDAAFGVFCRRWGVPLIDGGTVRLPRLIGESRALDMILTGRPVDATEALEFGLVNRVVEPGTARAAAEELARQLTRFPQTCLRNDRRSARAQFGRTEQHAMAVEIRLGLESLAADTASGAARFRAGDGRHGSFS, from the coding sequence ATGACGCAGACCGACGAGCCGTCCGTCCGGGTGGAGACGAAGGACCGGGTCACCACGGTGATCCTGGCGCGACCCGAGCGCCGCAACGCCGTGGACGGGCCGATGGCGGCGGAGCTGGCCGCGGCCTTCCGGACCTTCGACGCCGACCCCGACGCCGATGTCGCGGTACTCCACGGCGAGGGCGGAACCTTCTGCGCCGGAGCCGATCTGAAGGCGATCGGCACCGACGATCAGAACCGCGTCGAGGTGGAGGGCGACGGCCCGATGGGTCCCACCCGGATGATGCTCTCCAAACCGGTGATCGCGGCGGTCGAAGGGCACGCCGTGGCCGGCGGGTTGGAGCTGGCGATCTGGTGCGACCTGCGGGTGGCGGCCTCCGACGCGGCGTTCGGGGTGTTCTGCCGACGCTGGGGTGTGCCGTTGATCGACGGCGGCACGGTGCGGCTGCCGCGACTGATCGGGGAGAGCCGCGCGCTGGACATGATCCTGACCGGCCGCCCGGTCGACGCCACCGAAGCCCTGGAGTTCGGGCTCGTCAACCGGGTGGTGGAGCCGGGCACGGCCCGCGCGGCCGCCGAGGAACTCGCGCGGCAGCTCACCCGGTTCCCGCAGACGTGTCTGCGCAACGACCGCCGCTCGGCCCGGGCGCAGTTCGGGCGCACCGAGCAACACGCGATGGCCGTCGAGATCCGGCTCGGCCTCGAGTCGCTGGCCGCCGACACCGCGTCCGGCGCCGCGCGGTTCCGCGCCGGGGACGGACGGCACGGCAGCTTCTCCTGA